The genomic window TTCAAGCACTAATCAAGTCGTTCCTTTTGCTTTAGACCCAACAGGTGGTTCAATCTTAGGATTATTAGTACAAGCACCTGACTTACAAGAACGCGTTGAACAAGGTGGTGCGGTTGGTTATGTTATTTTAGCGATTGGTCTCATTGGTTTACTGATTGCGATTGAACGTTTTATCACACTCTTTTTCATTGGCAGTAAAGTCAATCGTCAATTAAAGAGCGAGCAAGCATCAAATGACAATCCACTGGGTCGGGTTATGTTAGTCCAAGATAAAAACCCCCTTGATAACGTTGAAACCTTAGAGTTAAAGCTCTCTGAAAGTATTTTAAAAGAAGTCCCTGTATTAACAACTCGGCTCACTTTCATCAAAATCATTTCAGTAGTTGCGCCTTTAATTGGTTTGTTAGGCACAGTTACAGGGATGATCAATACCTTTCAAGCGATTACCTTATTTGGCACAGGTGACCCTAAATTAATGGCAGGTGGTATTTCTCAAGCGTTAGTAACAACGGTACTGGGCTTAGTTGTTGCTATTCCCATGGTCTTTATTTCTACACTGCTCAACACCCGAAGTCGCGGTATTATTAATATTTTACAACAACAAAGTGCAGGGATTTTAGCCGAACGCTCAGAAAACTCTGAAAAACCGCTGACATCAAAGCAAGGAGCATAAACCATGATCCTCTTCATCGAAATGATGAATCGTATCCAAGAATTTTTGGATACGGGGGGGCTAGTGTTAAGCGTTATCGCCGCGGTTATTTGTTTAATGTGGTTACTTATTTTTGAACGATTATTTTTTTACTTGCACAGTTATAAAACGGTGAAAGAAAACATCATTAAAAGTTGGTTTAAACGCCCAGAACGACATTCATGGAATGCCCAGCACATAAGAATTGCTCATATTTCAAGAGCCACCGAAATGCTTAAAACTAACGTTACCTTAATTCAATGTTTAGTTGTCTTGTGTCCACTGCTTGGTTTGATGGGCACGGTAACCGGTATGATTGAAGTGTTTGATGTTATGGCAATCTCGGGCAGCGGTAATGCACGGTCAATGGCTTCAGGCGTTTCGCGCGCGACTATTCCAACAATGGCAGGCATGGTGGGCTCATTGTCTGGTGTATTTATGGTGACATGGTTACAGCGTAAAACGAAACGTAGAACCGAGCAAATGGAAGACAGCCTTCCGATGGCTCACCAATAATTAGCAGTTTAATTAAGGAGTAACGTTATGCGTTCTCAATTATCAAATATTTTACAAGAACAAGAAGAAGCCGAAGAAATTAACATGACGCCTATGTTGGACGTGGTCTTCATTTTATTGATATTTTTTATTGTTACTGCCTCGTTTGTTAAAGAAGCGGGTATTGAAGTGAATCGACCAGAAGCGGCTACTGCCGTTAAAAAGGAACGTGCCAATATCTTAGTAGCAATTAGTGATAAAGGCGATATTTGGATCAATAAGCGTCGTATTGATATTCGAGCCGTACAAGCCAATATTGAACGCTTAAAGGCAGAAAACCCTCAGGGTACTGTTGTTATTCAAGCCGATAAAGCATCGACAACTGATACGTTAATTAAAGTGATGGACGCTGCTCGTTCAGCGGGTGTTTTTGATGTTTCAATTGCAGCTCAAGAGGGATAAATCATGGCAACCGTGATGAACACTCCTGCCCGTTACAGCATAGGTTTATTACTTGCTGTGGTGATGACTTTCTTTCTTTTATGGGGGATGCAAGCGCTTATTTCTGGTGGTAATAATGCCTTGACTGAAGCGCCTCGCGGTAATGTGCTCGACTTTATTAGATTGAAAAAAGAGCAGCAACTGACAAAAAAAGAACGAAAACCACAAAAACCACCAGCGCCTAAAGCACCACCACCGCAAATGCAGCAACCACAAATGCAACAAGCTAACCCCAATGCATTAAGTACTGCTAGCGGGTTTGGTGCTGATATTCAAACTGATTTAAGTTTAGCCGGGGGCTTAAGTTTAAGTGGCGGTGATGGCGACTATTTGCCAATAGTGAAAGTCTCACCTATTTACCCACGTCGTGCTCAATCTCGGGGCATTGAAGGGTATGTTATTGTTGAATTTATTGTCACTAAAAATGGTTCAGTGCGAGACGCTATAGTTGTTGAAGCTAAACCTGAAGGTATTTTTGATCAAGCGGCAATGGCGGCAGCATTAAAATTTAAGTACAAACCACGGGTAGTTGATGGTGTCGCTATGGAAGTTGCTGGCGTGCAGAATAAAATTTCTTTCCAAATAGAAGGCTAAGGAGTCGGTGATGACTAAAATGACAACATTAAAAAGAAAAGCACTATCGTGCCTTTCAATCGCGTTACTCTTTAGCGCTCCGGTAATATTTAACCAAAATATGGGTGGCAATATTGCAAATGCGCAATCATCAGCACAGTTGGGTAAAGAAACAACCTCAGTGAAAGTACCCGCGATGCGTAACCGTGTTTATACGCAATTAGCAAGAGCACAAAAACTTGCTGATGAAGGTAACGGTTTAGAGGGCTTTGATGTACTTGATGAAGTGCAAGACCGCATTGATAGCTTAAACAGTTACGAACGTGCGATGTTATGGAATTTTTATGGCTTTATGTATTACGGTAATGACGATGTCGCTTCAGCTATCGATAGCTTTGAAAAAGTTATCGATGAAAAGGCGATCCCTGAAACATTAAGGCTGTCGACACTCTATTCTTTAGCGCAATTATCAATGCAAATGCAAAACTTTCCACAATCTTTAAAGTTTTTAGTTTTGTGGCAAGCAACTAACGACAAAGCTATTACCGATACTCAACAAGTCTTATTTGCGCAAGTTTATTATCAAAATAAACAATATCAGCAGTCTCTGCACTATGTTTCACAGGCTATTGAACAAAGTATTGCGGCCAATGAAATCCCCAAAGAAAATTGGTTGATTTTGCAACGTGCAAATTACTTTGAATTAAAGCAGCCAATTGAAGTAACCGCTGTGATAGAAAACCTGGTTCGTTATTACAATAAACCTAAATATTGGTTACAGCTTTCAGCGATGTATGGTGAAATTGGCCAAGAAGATAAGCAACTTGCGGTAATGGAAAGCGCTTGGCAAGCGGGCTATGTGACTCAGTCAACTGACATTGTCACCTTAGTACAGCTTTATCGTTTTCATAACGTGCCAATTAAAGCGGCAAACTTACTCGCTGAAGCAATAGACAGTGGTAAAGTTATCGCCCAAGAAAAATATTTAGAGATGCTGGCTAATGCATACATAGCGGCAAAAGATGATGAAAAATCAATTCCGGTATTAATTAAAGCCGCAGAAATCTCTGAAACAGGTAAGTTTGATGCTGCTTTAGCACAAGCTTATTTAAACTTAGAGAAATGGCAACTTGCTATTAATTCAGCTAATGAAGCACTAAGTCGTGGTGACTTAGCTTCAGAAGTTAGTCTGGGTAATATGTATTTAGCCAAAGGTATGGCGGAATTTAATCTGCAAAAACTTGGCGAATCTTTATCTGCCTTTGAACAAGCAAAAAAAATTAAAAGTTCGGCTAAAGCAGCTAAACAATGGTTTCAGTATGTTGAAAAAGAGCAAGTTGCTAAGCAAAATTTGGCGATGTTAAATTAATTATTTTGTAGTTTTACCTTATTCTCCTCGGTGAACTTCCCCTTGACTGATCAAAAGTTAGTTCTGGGGAACTAGCTATATTTATTATGAAAATAGCCGTTATTATTTTTAGGTGTATGAAATTCATTCAATTGATGGTAAAACATTAATTATAAAACCCATAAGAAAAGTAATATGTTGCAGCTTTATCTTAATTTACGTTGAAGTTGCGATCTTTTAAAAAAGGTGGCTTATGAATATTGGAATACCTAAAGAAACACTAACAGGGGAAAACCGAGTAGCAGCATCGCCAAGCTCGGTAGTTGCTCTACTTAAGCTTGGCTTTAGTGTCCAAGTACAAAAAGGAGCTGGCACAAAAGCCAGTTTTACTGATGAAGAGTTTGCCGACGCAGAAGCTTCATTAGTCACTAAAAAAATATGCTGGCAGTCAGATATTATTTTTAAAGTAAATGCACCTTCACTTGATGAAGTTGCACAAATGAAAGATGGCGCACATTTAGTCAGTTTTATTGCACCGGCGCAAAGTCCAGAGTTACTCGAAGCCTTACGCGCAAAATCAATTACGACCTTTGCCATGGAAATGGTGCCACGTATGACTCGCTCTCAGTCAATGGATGCACTAAGTTCAATGGCGAATATTGCCGGCTATCGCGCTGTTATTGAAGCAACCCATCTTTTTGGACGCTTCTTAACAGGACAAATTACTGCTGCGGGTAAAATGCCACCAGCAAAAGTAATGATCATTGGTGCGGGTGTTGCCGGTCTTGCTGCTATTGGTACCGCTGGAAGTTTAGGCGCTGTGGTTCGCGCTTTTGATACGCGCCCTGAAGTAAAAGAACAAATTGAAAGTATGGGCGCAGAGTTTCTTGAGCTTGACTACGAAGAGCCTGAAGATACGGGATCAGGCGATGGTTACGCAAAAGAAATGAGTAAAGCATTTATTGATGCTGAAATGGCACTTTTTGCAGAGCAAGCCAAAGATGTTGATATTATTATTACCACAGCGATGATCCCAGGCAAACCAGCGCCTAAATTAATTACAGAAGCCATGGTTCATTCAATGAAACCCGGTTCAATTATTGTTGATTTAGCGGCCGCGGGCGGTGGTAATTGTGCATTAACCGTTCCGGGTAAAGTTACTAATGTTGATGGTGTTAAAATTGTTGGTTACACAGATTTAGTCTCTCGTTTACCCAATCAAGCATCACAGCTTTATTCAAATAATTTGGTTAATTTAACTAAATTAGTGTGTCCAAATAAAGATGGTACCATTACGGTTGATTTTGAAGATCAAGTGGTTCGAAACATGACCGTCGTTAATCATGATGAAATCACCTTTCCGCCACCACCAATCCAAGTCAGTGCGGCACCGACTAAACCTGCTACAGTAAAAATTAAAGCGGTCGAAGAGAAAGTAGAACCCGCATCACAAACTAAAAAACACCTGTTTATGGCAATAGGCGCGTTATTGTTTGCTTGGGTGGCCAGTGTTGCTCCCGCGGATTTTCTCTCTCATTTCACTGTTTT from Colwellia sp. PAMC 20917 includes these protein-coding regions:
- a CDS encoding Re/Si-specific NAD(P)(+) transhydrogenase subunit alpha; its protein translation is MNIGIPKETLTGENRVAASPSSVVALLKLGFSVQVQKGAGTKASFTDEEFADAEASLVTKKICWQSDIIFKVNAPSLDEVAQMKDGAHLVSFIAPAQSPELLEALRAKSITTFAMEMVPRMTRSQSMDALSSMANIAGYRAVIEATHLFGRFLTGQITAAGKMPPAKVMIIGAGVAGLAAIGTAGSLGAVVRAFDTRPEVKEQIESMGAEFLELDYEEPEDTGSGDGYAKEMSKAFIDAEMALFAEQAKDVDIIITTAMIPGKPAPKLITEAMVHSMKPGSIIVDLAAAGGGNCALTVPGKVTNVDGVKIVGYTDLVSRLPNQASQLYSNNLVNLTKLVCPNKDGTITVDFEDQVVRNMTVVNHDEITFPPPPIQVSAAPTKPATVKIKAVEEKVEPASQTKKHLFMAIGALLFAWVASVAPADFLSHFTVFVLSCVIGYNVVWNVSHSLHTPLMSVTNAISGIIIVGALLQIGQDNILIQILAGIAVLIATINIVGGFVVTKRMLKMFRR
- a CDS encoding energy transducer TonB, whose translation is MATVMNTPARYSIGLLLAVVMTFFLLWGMQALISGGNNALTEAPRGNVLDFIRLKKEQQLTKKERKPQKPPAPKAPPPQMQQPQMQQANPNALSTASGFGADIQTDLSLAGGLSLSGGDGDYLPIVKVSPIYPRRAQSRGIEGYVIVEFIVTKNGSVRDAIVVEAKPEGIFDQAAMAAALKFKYKPRVVDGVAMEVAGVQNKISFQIEG
- a CDS encoding MotA/TolQ/ExbB proton channel family protein, with product MILFIEMMNRIQEFLDTGGLVLSVIAAVICLMWLLIFERLFFYLHSYKTVKENIIKSWFKRPERHSWNAQHIRIAHISRATEMLKTNVTLIQCLVVLCPLLGLMGTVTGMIEVFDVMAISGSGNARSMASGVSRATIPTMAGMVGSLSGVFMVTWLQRKTKRRTEQMEDSLPMAHQ
- a CDS encoding ExbD/TolR family protein, with product MRSQLSNILQEQEEAEEINMTPMLDVVFILLIFFIVTASFVKEAGIEVNRPEAATAVKKERANILVAISDKGDIWINKRRIDIRAVQANIERLKAENPQGTVVIQADKASTTDTLIKVMDAARSAGVFDVSIAAQEG
- a CDS encoding tetratricopeptide repeat protein — its product is MTKMTTLKRKALSCLSIALLFSAPVIFNQNMGGNIANAQSSAQLGKETTSVKVPAMRNRVYTQLARAQKLADEGNGLEGFDVLDEVQDRIDSLNSYERAMLWNFYGFMYYGNDDVASAIDSFEKVIDEKAIPETLRLSTLYSLAQLSMQMQNFPQSLKFLVLWQATNDKAITDTQQVLFAQVYYQNKQYQQSLHYVSQAIEQSIAANEIPKENWLILQRANYFELKQPIEVTAVIENLVRYYNKPKYWLQLSAMYGEIGQEDKQLAVMESAWQAGYVTQSTDIVTLVQLYRFHNVPIKAANLLAEAIDSGKVIAQEKYLEMLANAYIAAKDDEKSIPVLIKAAEISETGKFDAALAQAYLNLEKWQLAINSANEALSRGDLASEVSLGNMYLAKGMAEFNLQKLGESLSAFEQAKKIKSSAKAAKQWFQYVEKEQVAKQNLAMLN